AAGATTCATAAGTCAGGAGACCTGCCTAAAAGTTTTAGATTAGGAGCATTCGGAGGGAAATGCAAATCTAAGATATGAAATGTTAAATATTCTGTATATAAAAGGCATAGCATATTGAAAGATACTCTCGGCTCTAAAGGGCCGAGTTTTTTTATTTAATAAAACATATAATTTAAGGAGGGCTTTTCTTTGAAAAAGGCTATTTTAGTTGTAAGCTTTGGAACTAGTTATGAGGACACAAGAAAGTTGACTATTGAGGCTATTGAAAATAGGGTAAAAGAAACTTACGGTGATTATGAAGTGAGACGTGCTTTTACTTCTCATATTATAATTAGAAAACTTAAAAGAGTTTATGATATGCATGTGGACACTCCAGAGGAAGCATTAGAAAAGCTTAACAATGAAGGTTTTGAAGAAGTTATAGTCCAACCTCTTCATTTAATACCTGGTGTAGAATTTGATTATATTAAGAAAATATTAACTCATGGTTATAAAGATGCCTTTAAGAGAATAGAAATTGGAAGACCTCTAATATACTTTAAGGGTGAGGAAGAAGGCCATCCAGATGATTACACTCTTATGGTAGATGCCATAAAAGAGCAAATTAAAGATCATAAAAACATCCTTTTCATGGGTCACGGTACTGCTCATTATTCTAATGCAGTATACTCTTGTTTTCAATGTGTGCTTCATGATGAGGGCATAAGAAATGTTTATATTGCAAACGTAGAAGGCTATCCTTATATAAACACAGCTTTAGAGCGTATGAAGGTTGATGGGGTAAAGGAAGTTACTTTAATGCCATTTATGTTAGTTGCAGGAGATCATGCTCAAAATGATATGGCTGGTGATGATGAAGACTCTTACAAGTCAATTTTAGAAGCAGAGGGAATGAAGGTTAATATCTATATGCACGGTCTTGGTGAGAATAAAAAGATTCAAGACTTATACCTTCAACATTTAGATGATGCTATAGAAGGAAGATATAAAGAACTTGGAAAAAACCAAAAGGGAATGAAGTAAAGTATTTAATATAGAAAGTTAAATATAATTAATAAGGGAAAATAATTAAAGTGAGATAGAATTAAATCGGGAGATGAATTTCATATGGCAAGAATAATGTTTCAAGGTACTGGTTCTTCAGTTGGTAAGAGTATTTTAGTTACTGCTCTTTGTAGAATATTAAAACAGGATGGTTATAAAGTGGTTCCTTTTAAATCTCAAAATATGAGCCTTAATTCTTATATAACACTAGACGGTAAGGAAATGGGAAGAGCTCAGGTACTTCAAGCTTATGCTTGTGGTATGGAACCAGAGGCATTTATGAATCCTATTTTACTTAAACCTACAGGGGACAAAAATTGTCAGGTTATTGTAAATGGTAAAGTTCATTGTAATTGCACAGCCATGGAATATCATAAAATGAAACCTCAATTTAGCAAAATGCTAAAGGAACAGTTCGAGGAAATGGAAAAGGAATATGACGTAGTTGTAATGGAGGGTGCTGGTAGTCCTGCAGAAATTAATCTAAGAGATAATGACATTGTAAATATGGGTATGGCAGAACTTGTAGACGCACCAGTTCTTTTAATTGGTGATATAGATAAGGGTGGAGTATTTGCATCACTTGCTGGAACCATGGTTTTATTTAATGAAGAGGAGAAAAAAAGGGTTAAGGGAACTATTATAAACAAGTTTAGAGGAGATGTAGAAATTCTAAAACCAGGACTAACTATGCTTGAAGATATTATAAAAGTTCCTACTTTAGGTGTAGTTCCTTATTTCCGTTTGGCTCTAGAAGATGAAGATGGAGCAGTAAAATTAAATAAAAAGGTTACAGCACCTATTGATATTGCGGCTATTAGACTTCCTCATGTATCTAACTTTACAGATTTAGATGCTTTAAAAATAGAAGAGGATGTATCTGTTAGATTTGTAGAGGGACCAGAGGAATTTGGAGAACCAGACCTAGTTGTAATATTAGGTAGTAAAAACACCATAGAGGATTTAAATGTTATAAGAGAAAGTGGACTTGAACATAAGATTAAAGCTTACGGAGACAATGATGGTATGTTAATTGGAATCTGTGGCGGATATCAGATGTTAGGTAAAACTTTAAAGGACCCTTATCACACTGAATCTTCTATAGAAGAAATAGAAGGAATGGGACTTTTAGATATAGAAACAGTATTTGAAAAGGAAAAGGTAACTACAAGAGTTAAAGCATCTAATAAAGATTCTTATAGTTCTAACTCTATTTTTAATGGATTTAAGGGTGAAGTTTATGGCTATGAAATCCATATGGGAATTTGTAATTATGGAAAAGAAGCAACTCCACTATTTAATATCTATGAGAGGAATGGACTTAGCACAGAATGTGGTGATGGAGCTATAAATTCTAAGGGAAATATTATGGGAACTTATATCCATGGTATTTTTGATGGAGTTAGTTTTAGAGAAAATTTAGTAAACATTCTAAGAGTGAACAAAGGTATAGAGCCTAAAAAGTCTGAGATATATGAAAACATAAGAGAAAGAGAGCTAGATAAACTTGCAGATTTAGTTAGAAGCTCTTTAGATATGGACAAAGTATATGAAATTATAGAACAGAGTAAAAAATAAGGAAGTCGATAATATATGTTATATGCTTTAGATATTGTTCTTGCAGTTATTCTTGATTGGATTGTGGGAGATCCTTATGGATTTCCTCATCCTGTAATATACATAGGTAAACTTATATCCTATCTTCAAAAAAAAGGTAGGGCATTATGTAAAAGTAATAATGGGCTTAAAGCTTTTGGCGGACTTATTGTAATTATAGTAAGTACAGCTAGCTTTTTAATTCCTTTTATAATTCTTTATTTTACAAGGAATATATTATTGCTTCATCATATATTAAATATTTTAATTCTTTGGACTACTATTGCTTGTAAGTGTTTAAAAAATGAAGCAGTAAAGGTTTATGATGAACTTAGTAAAAA
The nucleotide sequence above comes from Hathewaya histolytica. Encoded proteins:
- a CDS encoding cobyric acid synthase, which translates into the protein MARIMFQGTGSSVGKSILVTALCRILKQDGYKVVPFKSQNMSLNSYITLDGKEMGRAQVLQAYACGMEPEAFMNPILLKPTGDKNCQVIVNGKVHCNCTAMEYHKMKPQFSKMLKEQFEEMEKEYDVVVMEGAGSPAEINLRDNDIVNMGMAELVDAPVLLIGDIDKGGVFASLAGTMVLFNEEEKKRVKGTIINKFRGDVEILKPGLTMLEDIIKVPTLGVVPYFRLALEDEDGAVKLNKKVTAPIDIAAIRLPHVSNFTDLDALKIEEDVSVRFVEGPEEFGEPDLVVILGSKNTIEDLNVIRESGLEHKIKAYGDNDGMLIGICGGYQMLGKTLKDPYHTESSIEEIEGMGLLDIETVFEKEKVTTRVKASNKDSYSSNSIFNGFKGEVYGYEIHMGICNYGKEATPLFNIYERNGLSTECGDGAINSKGNIMGTYIHGIFDGVSFRENLVNILRVNKGIEPKKSEIYENIRERELDKLADLVRSSLDMDKVYEIIEQSKK
- a CDS encoding sirohydrochlorin cobaltochelatase translates to MKKAILVVSFGTSYEDTRKLTIEAIENRVKETYGDYEVRRAFTSHIIIRKLKRVYDMHVDTPEEALEKLNNEGFEEVIVQPLHLIPGVEFDYIKKILTHGYKDAFKRIEIGRPLIYFKGEEEGHPDDYTLMVDAIKEQIKDHKNILFMGHGTAHYSNAVYSCFQCVLHDEGIRNVYIANVEGYPYINTALERMKVDGVKEVTLMPFMLVAGDHAQNDMAGDDEDSYKSILEAEGMKVNIYMHGLGENKKIQDLYLQHLDDAIEGRYKELGKNQKGMK